One window from the genome of Nomascus leucogenys isolate Asia chromosome 12, Asia_NLE_v1, whole genome shotgun sequence encodes:
- the RBMXL1 gene encoding RNA binding motif protein, X-linked-like-1: MVEADRPGKLFIGGLNTETNEKALETVFGKYGRIVEVLLIKDRETNKSRGFAFVTFESPADAKDAARDMNGKSLDGKAIKVEQATKPSFERGRHGPPPPPRSRGPPRGFGAGRGGSGGTRGPPSRGGHMDDGGYSMNFNMSSSRGPLPVKRGPPPRSGGPSPKRSAPSGLVRSSSGMGGRAPLSRGRDSYGGPPRREPLPSRRDVYLSPRDDGYSTKDSYSSRDYPSSRDTRDYAPPPRDYTYRDYGHSSSRDDYPSRGYGDRDGYGRDRDYSDHPSGGSYRDSYESYGNSRSAPPTRGPPPSYGGSSRYDDYSSSRDGYGGSRDSYSSSRSDLYSSGCDRVGRQERGLPPSVERGYPSSRDSYSSSSRGAPRGAGPGGSRSDRGGGRSRY; this comes from the coding sequence ATGGTTGAAGCAGATCGCCCAGGAAAGCTGTTCATTGGTGGGCTTAATACGGAAACAAATGAGAAAGCTCTTGAAACAGTATTTGGCAAATATGGACGAATAGTGGAAGTACTCTTGATAAAAGACCGTGAAACCAACAAATCAAGAGGATTTGCTTTTGTCACCTTTGAAAGCCCAGCAGACGCTAAGGATGCAGCCAGAGACATGAATGGAAAGTCGTTAGATGGAAAAGCCATCAAGGTGGAACAAGCCACCAAACCATCATTTGAAAGAGGTAGACATGGACCGCCCCCACCTCCAAGAAGTAGAGGTCCTCCAAGAGGTTTTGGAGCTggaagaggaggaagtggaggaacCAGGGGACCTCCTTCACGAGGAGGACACATGGATGACGGTGGATATTCCATGAATTTTAACATGAGTTCTTCCAGGGGACCACTCCCAGTAAAAAGAGGACCACCACCAAGAAGTGGGGGTCCTTCTCCTAAGAGGTCTGCACCTTCAGGACTAGTTCGCAGCAGCAGTGGAATGGGAGGAAGAGCTCCTCTATCACGTGGAAGAGATAGTTACGGAGGTCCACCTCGAAGGGAACCACTCCCCTCTCGTAGAGATGTTTATTTGTCTCCAAGAGATGATGGGTATTCTACTAAAGACAGCTATTCAAGCAGAGATTACCCAAGTTCTCGTGATACAAGAGATTATGCACCACCACCACGAGATTATACTTACCGTGATTATGGTCATTCCAGTTCACGTGATGACTATCCATCAAGAGGCTATGGCGATAGAGATGGATACGGTCGTGATCGTGACTATTCAGATCATCCAAGTGGAGGTTCCTACAGAGATTCATATGAAAGTTATGGTAACTCACGCAGTGCTCCACCTACACGAGGGCCCCCGCCATCTTATGGTGGAAGTAGTCGCTATGATGATTATAGCAGCTCACGTGATGGATATGGTGGAAGTCGAGACAGTTACTCAAGCAGCCGAAGTGATCTCTACTCAAGTGGTTGTGATAGGGTTGGCAGACAAGAAAGAGGGCTTCCCCCTTCTGTAGAAAGGGGGTACCCTTCTTCACGTGATTCCTACAGCAGTTCAAGCCGCGGGGCACCAAGAGGTGCTGGCCCTGGAGGAAGCCGATCTGAtagaggaggaggcagaagcagatactag